Proteins encoded together in one Polaribacter reichenbachii window:
- a CDS encoding ABC transporter substrate-binding protein — translation MILKREIIKKERFIKAFFFLILLVIISCKKEATKVVIKSKSDIKYAKGFDIINDHGTKKLIIKSAYKGSNEVAEYTIKTKGDKNSKVENTIFTPIQQIVVTSTTHIPMVELLNEETAIVGFPYSKYVSSEKTRNLIDAGKIQEIGKESSLNTEILLDLQPELVVGYSVSSADKSLTTIKKAGINVIYNGDWLEETPLGRAEWIKFFGVLFDKEQQADSIFKVIEVNYNEAKQIALKSTKKPTILSGAIMSKDIWNLPAGDSFVAQYLKDANCNYLWQTSKGTGSLSLSFESVFDKGADAEFWIAPGYFTSKEQLLSSNELYSKFTAFKMGNIFTPSTKKGKTGGVIYYELAPTRPDLVLKDIIKITNPELLLNYKLTFFEKMF, via the coding sequence ATGATTTTAAAAAGAGAAATAATTAAAAAAGAGCGTTTTATAAAAGCGTTCTTTTTTTTGATATTATTAGTTATAATTTCTTGTAAAAAAGAAGCTACAAAAGTTGTTATAAAATCGAAAAGCGACATAAAATATGCTAAAGGTTTTGATATTATTAATGATCATGGAACTAAAAAGCTAATTATAAAATCAGCTTATAAAGGTTCTAATGAAGTTGCAGAGTACACTATTAAAACAAAAGGTGATAAAAACTCCAAAGTAGAAAATACCATCTTTACTCCTATTCAGCAAATCGTTGTTACATCTACAACTCATATACCAATGGTTGAATTGTTAAATGAAGAAACAGCTATTGTTGGTTTTCCTTATTCTAAATATGTTTCATCAGAAAAAACAAGAAACTTAATTGATGCTGGAAAAATACAAGAAATTGGTAAAGAAAGTTCGTTAAATACTGAAATCCTATTGGATTTACAGCCAGAATTAGTGGTTGGCTATAGTGTTTCTTCTGCTGATAAATCTTTAACAACTATAAAAAAAGCAGGAATTAATGTTATTTACAATGGAGATTGGTTAGAAGAAACCCCTTTAGGAAGAGCAGAATGGATTAAATTTTTTGGTGTTTTATTTGATAAAGAACAACAAGCAGATAGTATTTTTAAAGTAATAGAAGTCAATTATAATGAAGCAAAACAAATTGCTTTAAAATCGACTAAAAAACCTACAATTTTATCTGGTGCTATAATGAGTAAAGACATTTGGAATTTACCTGCTGGAGATAGTTTTGTGGCTCAGTACTTAAAAGATGCAAACTGCAATTATTTATGGCAAACATCAAAAGGTACAGGAAGTTTATCTTTAAGTTTTGAGAGTGTTTTTGATAAGGGTGCAGATGCAGAATTTTGGATTGCTCCTGGTTACTTTACATCCAAAGAACAATTACTAAGCAGCAATGAATTATACTCAAAATTTACTGCTTTTAAAATGGGTAATATTTTTACGCCATCAACAAAAAAAGGAAAGACTGGTGGAGTAATATATTATGAATTGGCACCAACAAGACCAGATTTAGTTTTAAAAGATATTATAAAAATTACAAATCCTGAATTACTTTTAAACTACAAATTAACATTTTTTGAAAAGATGTTTTAA
- a CDS encoding aspartate/glutamate racemase family protein: MKKIGLIGGITPESTILYYRILNELNSNALGKPHSADVVINSFDFGEIANLQKQNRWDLLDEKMANTGRNLEKAGATCILICANTMHLCIDAVRKAVKIPVIHIAEATSKKIIEKKLKKVILLGTKYTMEKDFFVDILTSFGIEAIIPDLEDRNLIHNVIYNELADGVIKQTSKEDYLKIINKLLENGAEGVILGCTEIPLLIKQEDVSVPVFDTTKIHATAAFNFSDILRKQQQEQQQQ, from the coding sequence ATGAAAAAAATCGGATTAATAGGAGGTATAACTCCAGAATCTACCATTTTATATTATCGAATTTTAAATGAATTAAATTCGAATGCTTTAGGTAAACCACATTCTGCCGATGTTGTAATCAATTCTTTTGATTTTGGTGAGATAGCAAATCTACAGAAACAAAATAGATGGGATTTGTTAGATGAAAAAATGGCAAATACTGGAAGAAATTTAGAAAAAGCAGGTGCAACCTGTATCTTAATTTGTGCAAACACTATGCATTTATGTATAGATGCTGTTCGTAAAGCAGTAAAAATTCCTGTTATTCATATTGCAGAAGCAACATCAAAAAAAATTATAGAAAAAAAGTTAAAAAAAGTAATTTTATTAGGTACAAAATATACAATGGAAAAAGATTTTTTTGTTGATATTTTAACTTCATTTGGTATTGAAGCTATAATCCCTGATTTAGAGGATAGAAATTTAATTCATAACGTAATTTATAATGAATTGGCAGATGGTGTAATTAAGCAAACATCAAAAGAGGATTACCTTAAAATTATAAATAAATTATTAGAAAATGGAGCAGAAGGTGTAATTTTAGGTTGTACAGAAATTCCGTTGTTAATAAAACAAGAAGACGTTTCTGTGCCTGTTTTTGATACCACTAAAATACACGCTACAGCTGCCTTTAATTTTTCGGATATTTTAAGAAAACAACAACAAGAGCAGCAACAGCAATAG
- a CDS encoding LuxR C-terminal-related transcriptional regulator, producing the protein MQTNLKFFIFLLFISSSVFSQNEVYYFKDFDNSLTEKTIILKEFKPIEKLILEPHSEASFWFKIPKSEAKEAYIFKVKTHRIKHSKAFQNFKEVKSLKKERFLAYKFKRNEDVYVKLNSDFVSYFPFELDKEVDSNFREKLIITLNGFFYGFIFLIIIYSLLYYSFFEDKTFLYYALFLSSINLMFFLLDGTLILFGLDYSYINLLILLNYILISFYSSKFVDCFLNLDEVYPKLKYYTYTLGSLIIAFVIIFYFNNSHNIFIVLNVLVFLLLLTYWLSALVLFNKNNFTKLFVLGFAILLFSGLDSFVFRNLGISIFSTDGFNIKLGGIIQIIIFGFAILFREKQLRKKNTFMKKEIRKFSNKIKTKNTKIDAKLNKEKLQSLSVREREIFDLILKGKSNKEISTKANVSINTVKFHVKNIYDKLHIKSRKEALNLPK; encoded by the coding sequence TTGCAAACCAACTTAAAGTTTTTTATTTTTTTACTATTCATATCGAGTAGTGTCTTTTCTCAGAATGAGGTTTACTATTTTAAAGATTTTGATAATAGTTTAACAGAAAAAACTATTATTTTAAAAGAATTTAAACCAATTGAGAAATTAATTTTAGAACCACATTCAGAGGCTTCTTTTTGGTTTAAAATTCCTAAATCTGAAGCAAAAGAAGCGTATATTTTTAAAGTTAAGACTCATAGAATTAAGCACTCTAAGGCTTTTCAAAACTTTAAAGAAGTTAAATCTTTAAAAAAAGAACGGTTTTTAGCATATAAATTTAAGAGAAACGAAGATGTATATGTTAAGTTAAATTCAGACTTTGTTTCTTATTTTCCTTTTGAATTAGATAAAGAAGTAGATTCCAATTTTAGAGAAAAATTGATTATAACACTTAACGGATTTTTTTACGGATTTATTTTTTTAATTATAATCTACTCTCTATTATATTACTCTTTCTTTGAAGATAAAACATTTTTGTACTATGCATTATTTTTATCTAGTATTAATTTAATGTTTTTTTTATTAGACGGAACACTTATTTTATTTGGTTTAGATTATAGTTATATCAACCTCTTAATTTTATTAAATTATATTTTAATTTCATTTTATTCTTCTAAGTTTGTTGATTGTTTTCTGAACTTAGATGAGGTTTACCCTAAACTTAAATATTATACTTATACTTTGGGTAGTCTTATTATTGCATTTGTAATAATTTTCTATTTTAATAATAGCCATAACATATTTATTGTATTAAATGTGTTGGTATTTTTATTGTTACTTACTTATTGGTTAAGTGCGCTAGTGTTATTCAATAAAAATAACTTTACAAAGTTATTTGTCCTCGGGTTTGCTATATTATTGTTTTCGGGCTTAGATTCTTTTGTTTTTAGAAATTTAGGAATTTCTATTTTTTCTACTGATGGTTTTAATATAAAACTAGGTGGTATTATACAAATTATAATATTTGGATTTGCTATTTTGTTTAGAGAAAAGCAACTTAGGAAAAAAAATACTTTTATGAAAAAAGAGATTAGAAAATTCTCTAATAAAATAAAAACTAAAAACACCAAAATCGATGCTAAATTAAATAAAGAAAAATTACAATCTTTAAGTGTTAGAGAAAGAGAGATTTTCGATTTAATTTTAAAAGGGAAATCGAATAAAGAAATTTCTACAAAAGCAAATGTATCTATTAATACAGTAAAATTTCATGTTAAAAATATATATGACAAATTACATATAAAAAGCAGGAAAGAAGCTTTAAATTTACCTAAATAG
- a CDS encoding DNA gyrase/topoisomerase IV subunit A, translating to MSEEINEHENEHEEELTNEGEQLDSPQEETITKVTGMYKEWFLDYASYVILERAVPSLEDGLKPVQRRIMHSMKDLDDGRYNKVANIVGHTMQYHPHGDASIADAMVQIGQKELLIDMQGNWGNILTGDRAAASRYIEARLSKFALEVVFNPKTTEWKLSYDGRRKEPIDLPVKFPLLLAQGAEGIAVGLSTKILPHNFNELIDASIKYLKGRSFKIVPDFLTGGIADFSNYNDGKRGGKVRVRAKISQLDKKTLVINEIPFSTTTSSLIDSILKANDKGKIKIKKIEDNTAAEVEILVHLPPNVSPDKSIDALYAFTNCETSISPLACTIENNTPVFTGVSDMLKHSTDLTVELLKRELEIQLNELEEQWHFSSLERIFIENRIYRDIEEEETWEGVIEAIDKGLQPHIAHLKRAITEEDIVRLTEIRIKKISKFDIDKAKQHIESLEEKIAGVKHHLDNLIDYAIDYFKNLKEKYGKGKERKTEIRIFDDIVASKVAMKNAKLYVNREEGFIGTSLKRDEFVADCSDIDDIIVFRRDGKMMVTKIDSKTFVGKDIIHIAVFKKKDKRTVYNFMYKDGARGPSYMKRFAVTAVTRDKEYDLTNGSKGSKVLYFSANPNGEAEVVTINLRAVGSIKKLKWDIDFADLAVKGRSVRGNTITKFAIKSIDFKSAGVSTLKPRKIWFDETVQRLNVDERGDLLGEFRAEDKLLIVSQSGKAKAVKPDLAMHFEDDMIVLEKWKPSKPISAIYFDGEKAKYYVKRFLIETPEKEELFISEHPKSKLEIVATDYRPIAEVQYSKRSLENEEVNFEEFIAVKGIKALGNQLTTERIKNVNLLESLPYEEPEEESVEEVEVIEEEVIEETLPLEVPIVEKPVVLDTSEKEDKKKALLKKAIQKKKDNSDDENQQSLF from the coding sequence ATGAGTGAAGAAATTAACGAGCACGAAAACGAGCACGAAGAAGAATTAACAAATGAAGGAGAACAATTAGATTCCCCTCAAGAAGAAACCATTACCAAAGTTACAGGAATGTACAAAGAATGGTTTTTAGATTATGCTTCGTATGTAATTTTAGAAAGAGCAGTACCATCTTTAGAAGACGGATTAAAACCTGTGCAGCGTAGAATTATGCATTCTATGAAAGATTTAGATGATGGACGTTATAATAAAGTAGCCAATATTGTTGGGCATACAATGCAATATCATCCTCATGGAGATGCTTCTATTGCAGATGCTATGGTTCAAATTGGTCAGAAAGAATTGCTGATAGATATGCAAGGAAACTGGGGTAATATCTTAACAGGAGATAGAGCTGCAGCATCTAGATATATTGAGGCACGTTTGTCTAAATTTGCTTTAGAAGTTGTTTTTAATCCGAAGACAACTGAATGGAAATTGTCTTACGATGGTCGTAGAAAAGAACCAATTGATTTACCTGTAAAATTCCCTTTATTACTAGCTCAAGGAGCAGAGGGAATTGCAGTAGGTTTATCAACAAAAATATTACCACACAATTTTAATGAACTCATTGATGCTTCTATTAAATACTTAAAAGGAAGAAGTTTTAAAATTGTGCCAGATTTTTTAACAGGAGGAATTGCCGATTTTTCGAATTATAATGATGGAAAAAGAGGAGGAAAGGTAAGAGTAAGAGCTAAAATTTCTCAGCTTGATAAAAAAACGTTGGTCATTAATGAAATTCCGTTTTCTACAACAACATCTTCTTTAATCGATAGTATTTTAAAAGCCAATGATAAAGGTAAAATCAAGATTAAAAAGATTGAAGATAACACTGCTGCAGAAGTAGAAATTTTGGTGCATTTACCACCAAATGTATCACCAGATAAATCTATTGATGCTTTGTATGCTTTTACTAATTGCGAAACATCAATATCGCCTTTAGCGTGTACAATTGAGAATAATACGCCTGTTTTTACTGGAGTTTCTGATATGCTAAAACATTCTACAGATTTAACTGTAGAATTGTTAAAACGTGAATTAGAAATTCAACTAAACGAATTAGAAGAACAATGGCACTTTTCATCCTTAGAAAGAATTTTTATAGAAAATAGAATTTATAGGGATATTGAAGAAGAAGAAACTTGGGAAGGTGTAATTGAAGCGATTGATAAAGGCTTGCAACCGCACATTGCTCATCTAAAAAGAGCGATTACAGAAGAAGATATTGTTCGTTTAACAGAAATCAGAATTAAGAAAATATCAAAATTTGATATTGACAAAGCTAAGCAGCATATAGAGAGTTTAGAAGAAAAAATTGCAGGTGTAAAACATCATTTAGATAACCTAATTGATTATGCAATTGACTATTTTAAAAATTTAAAAGAAAAATACGGAAAAGGTAAAGAGCGTAAAACTGAAATCAGAATTTTTGATGATATAGTTGCATCAAAAGTAGCAATGAAAAATGCCAAATTGTATGTAAATAGAGAAGAAGGTTTTATTGGTACTTCTTTAAAAAGAGACGAATTTGTAGCTGATTGTTCTGATATTGATGATATTATCGTTTTTAGAAGAGATGGTAAAATGATGGTTACTAAAATCGATTCTAAAACCTTTGTAGGTAAGGATATCATTCATATTGCTGTCTTTAAAAAGAAAGACAAACGTACGGTTTATAATTTTATGTATAAAGATGGTGCAAGAGGTCCTAGTTATATGAAACGTTTTGCAGTAACTGCTGTAACTCGTGATAAAGAATACGATTTAACCAATGGTAGCAAAGGCTCTAAAGTTTTGTACTTTTCTGCAAACCCAAATGGAGAAGCAGAAGTGGTTACTATAAATTTAAGAGCAGTTGGTAGTATTAAAAAACTAAAATGGGATATTGATTTTGCTGATTTAGCAGTAAAAGGCAGAAGTGTTCGTGGTAATACAATTACCAAGTTTGCCATTAAAAGTATCGATTTTAAATCAGCAGGTGTATCTACTTTAAAACCTCGTAAAATTTGGTTCGATGAAACTGTACAACGTTTAAATGTTGATGAAAGAGGAGATTTATTAGGCGAATTTAGAGCAGAAGATAAATTGCTAATTGTATCACAAAGTGGAAAAGCAAAAGCTGTAAAACCAGATTTAGCAATGCATTTTGAAGATGATATGATTGTTTTAGAAAAATGGAAACCAAGTAAACCAATTTCTGCCATTTATTTTGATGGCGAAAAAGCAAAATATTACGTAAAACGTTTCTTGATTGAAACTCCAGAAAAAGAAGAACTTTTTATTTCTGAACATCCTAAATCTAAATTAGAAATTGTTGCTACAGATTATAGACCTATTGCAGAAGTGCAATATTCTAAAAGGAGTTTAGAAAATGAAGAAGTTAATTTTGAAGAATTTATTGCAGTAAAAGGCATAAAAGCATTAGGAAATCAATTAACAACTGAGCGAATTAAAAATGTGAATTTGTTAGAATCGCTTCCTTATGAAGAACCAGAAGAAGAAAGTGTAGAAGAGGTAGAGGTAATTGAAGAAGAAGTAATTGAAGAAACTTTACCTTTAGAAGTACCCATAGTAGAAAAACCTGTTGTTCTTGATACTTCTGAGAAAGAAGATAAAAAGAAAGCACTTTTAAAGAAAGCAATTCAAAAGAAAAAAGATAATTCTGATGACGAGAATCAACAGAGTTTGTTTTAA
- the guaC gene encoding GMP reductase: protein MRIENDLKLGFKDVMIRPKRSTLKSRSQVTLEREFKFLHSDVVWKGIPIMAANMDTVGTFEMATELAKHKLFTAVHKHYSLDEWRDFASNSSEEILKNIAVSTGTGKDDSEKVKMILDEFPQINFICIDVANGYSEHFVNFVQKMRKNHPNKIIIAGNVVTGEMVEELLLSGADIVKVGIGPGSVCTTRVKTGVGYPQLSAIIECADAAHGMGGQIISDGGCKIPGDVAKAFGGSADFVMLGGMFSGHTESGGDLIEKNGEKFKAFYGMSSETAMNKHAGGVANYRASEGKTVEVPFKGDVENTVIDILGGIRSTCTYVGAKRLKELTKRTTFIRVQEQENQVYS from the coding sequence ATGAGAATTGAAAATGATTTAAAATTAGGATTTAAAGATGTTATGATTCGCCCTAAACGATCTACATTAAAATCGCGATCACAAGTTACTTTAGAAAGAGAATTTAAGTTTTTACATAGTGATGTAGTTTGGAAAGGAATACCTATAATGGCTGCAAATATGGATACTGTTGGCACCTTTGAAATGGCAACAGAATTGGCAAAACACAAATTATTTACAGCTGTACATAAACATTATTCTTTAGACGAATGGCGTGATTTTGCATCGAATTCATCCGAAGAAATCTTAAAAAATATTGCTGTTAGTACAGGTACAGGAAAAGACGATTCTGAAAAAGTAAAAATGATTTTAGACGAGTTTCCTCAAATAAACTTTATTTGTATTGATGTTGCTAACGGATATTCTGAACATTTTGTGAATTTTGTTCAAAAAATGCGTAAAAACCATCCGAATAAAATAATTATTGCAGGTAATGTAGTTACTGGTGAAATGGTTGAAGAATTACTTTTATCTGGCGCAGATATTGTAAAAGTTGGTATTGGACCTGGTTCAGTTTGTACAACACGTGTTAAAACTGGTGTTGGTTATCCACAGTTATCTGCTATCATTGAATGTGCTGATGCTGCTCATGGAATGGGAGGACAAATTATTTCTGATGGTGGTTGTAAAATTCCTGGTGATGTTGCTAAAGCTTTTGGTGGTAGTGCAGATTTTGTAATGTTGGGTGGTATGTTTTCTGGGCATACAGAAAGTGGTGGAGATTTGATAGAAAAAAATGGCGAAAAATTCAAAGCTTTTTACGGTATGAGCTCAGAAACTGCTATGAATAAACATGCTGGAGGTGTTGCCAACTATAGAGCTTCTGAAGGCAAAACTGTAGAAGTCCCTTTTAAAGGGGATGTAGAAAATACGGTTATTGATATTTTAGGCGGAATAAGATCTACTTGTACTTACGTTGGTGCTAAAAGATTAAAAGAATTGACCAAAAGAACCACTTTTATTAGAGTGCAAGAACAAGAAAATCAAGTTTATTCTTAA